CTGTATGTCGCCTATGCTTCTGAGGAACCTTATATTCGGGATAATCCCAATGCTGACCCGAATCATGAATTAACTTACCGCGATCGGACTTTCATTCACCCACTTTATTACCACTACAACCCAGATAAGCGTTACGCCCTATCAAATGGCTATCTGATTGAAATGTCCTACGCTGAGGAAATTGCACCTTTAGAAGAAGTGTATCTCCCGGATGTAGAATGGCGCATCGCCTTACCCTCCGAAACCGAACGCCAAACAGTTAAACAGGTTGAACCAATTGGTATCCCTTTTACCGAAGAAGTCATTGATGGGCAACGGGTAGCAGTATTTAAATTTGATGCCCTCGCCCCCGGCGAACGCCATGTATTTGGCTGGAAGGCTTTGTTAGAAGTACGAGGAATCAAGTATCGCATTACCCCTAAAGATACCGAAGACTTACCAGAACTCTCCCCAGAGTTTCAAAATCGCTACTTGGTGGATGACGATGATTTGGCAATGGATACTTCTATAGTCCGCAATGCTGCCCGTGATGCCGTTGGTTCCGAAACCAACTTGCTACGGAAAATGTATAGTATCCGTAACTACGTGTACGATGAGTTGTCCTACGGCATTAAACCCTACATTGATACCCCAGATATAGTTTTAGAACGGGGCGTTGGTTCTTGCGGTGAGTACGTGGGTGTTTTACTGGCTTTGTGCCGTTTAAATGGTATCCCTTGCCGCACAGTTGGCAGATATAAATGCCCTCCCTATGGCGAACATCAAAAAGTACCATTACAACCCGATTTTAATCACGTCTGGTTAGAATTTTATATCCCCAACTTTGGCTGGTTGCCAATGGAATCTAACCCCGATGATGTCGGATATGGAGGCCCTTACCCCACCCGCTTTTTTATGGGCTTGTGCTGGTATCACATTGAAATTGGCAAAGGTATCTCTTTTGAAACCTTAAGCAGTCAAGGTACTAGATTGACAAAAGAAGATATTCCCATCGGTGATTTAGCCATTAATCATATTCGCTTTACAATTCTTCAAGAATTACCACCTTTTTGATCTGGAAGTACATGCAAAGGGTGAAGGGGTTTAAGGGTGCAGGGTGTAGGGGAGAAATGACAATAATTTCCCCTTGTCTCCCTTGTCCCCCTTCCCTCCCTTGTCCCCCACACCCTCATACCCCCACACCCATTCCTAACAGCCCAATTCATCAATTCTTAAATAAACCAATATTTCCCAGTAACAGTAAGGATATGGTTCTGTAGTCAAACCACATAGCAGAAACCGTATACACCCTCAAGACAGCTATTAATAATTAGGATAGTCTTCCTGTATATATGTAGTTCAGCCGCCAGTTGTCGGAAGGCGGAAGTCTTAAAGCAAT
Above is a genomic segment from Aulosira sp. FACHB-615 containing:
- a CDS encoding transglutaminase domain-containing protein, producing MFGQRTIRPLTAASLCGIAFIKDTLIAIDSTKGHLLEIDPESDNSKIINPHQVKEFNDVTGLAVWEDTLWVTRGNSIYLSKLGSWGLEHFATLPYTANGVAVWESTVYVSCQKLGYIVIFDRSTRKEITKFYAPGVGVENLAVTQETLWICDRTEQTVYSMDRATGEVNFSVLTPFDSPTGIAVHRDDEGKETLYVAYASEEPYIRDNPNADPNHELTYRDRTFIHPLYYHYNPDKRYALSNGYLIEMSYAEEIAPLEEVYLPDVEWRIALPSETERQTVKQVEPIGIPFTEEVIDGQRVAVFKFDALAPGERHVFGWKALLEVRGIKYRITPKDTEDLPELSPEFQNRYLVDDDDLAMDTSIVRNAARDAVGSETNLLRKMYSIRNYVYDELSYGIKPYIDTPDIVLERGVGSCGEYVGVLLALCRLNGIPCRTVGRYKCPPYGEHQKVPLQPDFNHVWLEFYIPNFGWLPMESNPDDVGYGGPYPTRFFMGLCWYHIEIGKGISFETLSSQGTRLTKEDIPIGDLAINHIRFTILQELPPF